A single genomic interval of Osmerus eperlanus chromosome 14, fOsmEpe2.1, whole genome shotgun sequence harbors:
- the LOC134033460 gene encoding uncharacterized protein C4orf54-like — translation MEAVEKTLTYQEDTGLNRKLLPVDNNYKDKCQPDTKSLESNYVDLDDLLDMKSEGTKTVKVTFTGEGNQLAVFKCNSDTSGDRSPGVRVLDDNVDQICSKDYHEHSQGDWTDRTVVDEPPVETSLTGVPNVDFQNGNTREFQPKIEFHDDNLQNVGSECEELQYTDMYLNSKSESDDAASVVLSEAEHCEPDTVEDESHYITTHEIQLTELDHDVDYDFGRGTCWDLEDDNLVYSFVDYASFESDETAEGTLIVEGKGQTKVKSSKAHNNNVLQRAGGAVVSTEQESDLCDSDKCASSDESAFKNQNGSGNPSGQIHLSIKTSSRAINDSNNIIEKENICYHTKHMGDGSHFFFTSTDARAETLCDRAQYFIPAPGRQHLATKLRGKDINEYSSGASSSISELDDADKEVRNLTAKSFRSLACPYFDAINLSTSSESSMSEYSLGLNKWSAYVDLKYGTMSHGRENNLLAHKSAQLEISKHAELKNRNGKATCNKKVPQTRMYALNKKMSSSQQESSATKNIQMKGQPGQGEVITLTETLNFRCNVETGLPERGRLPKCSENAKRSRSKDEVTGIAPGRQGCEASYEHSDAVDSMEDTHKKAIFASSLLKNVISKKMQFEQERKMERGEIRDTYPSHSPCFQCKDQDMRERGLRRGLPRQSSETSSGFTPNSLDELEVEESRPGSCDTSEERSSDTETESLEGARPTTELAVDIKKDPIDSSRGPLSRSQNSAFKSWKDGEQEPQKEPEVDGVLGDTPSTQNNTGGNKLDTGAVSSKLTKLSHLFVPSSQLLPKDQEAREQLSQHSPGINAPLSLKVGGERHLGMGGYGNAKKVPEIKICLRSVKENKLCPLNIANLLTPKIGYTTVNPMKTAGNSKCHVLAVSDKIPHFTVRDVRDNKVKFQTPIYQVRDVRKLVKSSYPSISLDSCEQRPQVNPPVSAEIRENNEGSKKETNKTASPFPIVIKCQSVNNSNLKQQAQLSDTPLRKQNDADRSSPKVPPENAKHETSSPFRITGRVAPVFSKQANPDQSEIQFNIETKTAKTRQEKSADTGERKPETKIPKQAALEKLKAAVKTMEQLYVFDRNEWKRKTQAPRPITDSHVLSLIAREEQGGPVKADLEEEPGGASCNERLTHFEPQTFVNMTETRKAREDKETVKIIHVPYNEDTFKIQSQQSKTFSNKSVFHLWNNNQTPVSTSSTHNNSLQSGIQSQTPSIPMKSISCNTSKVPLSFKISPTRRAPVDRVRLKNSPTDISAQQQSSKPGNPESENYLTIPVKGYVGEIKFPSQDRKLTGNPTTIIQTTIDDTKRCEPSALPLRHTPIVMETHSPDPQPATIYHNSVPVSLQPPQPHVFCFSPPIPTLSPTPSGVDSYQQIQRKMLLDPTTGQCYLVDTPVQPATKRLFDPETGQFVEVPMPAHQPPINPMTPVTPVPMSISPLALSPGAFAPTYMIYPSFIPSPAFPTQTVSAQGLSRMEDDNASKKPQGKHTGPHAGKEANMTGAESPYYSATGGSVQHPVLPVSRGHVTARGVAATSDGKPVISITTQQGPRIIAPPSFDGTTMSFVVEHR, via the coding sequence ATGGAAGCAGTTGAGAAAACTCTCACTTACCAAGAAGACACTGGACTAAACAGAAAGCTGCTCCCAGTCGACAATAATTACAAGGACAAGTGCCAACCTGACACAAAAAGCCTCGAATCCAATTACGTTGATTTGGATGACCTGCTTGATATGAAATCAGAGGGCACAAAAACTGTGAAAGTGACTTTTACCGGCGAAGGTAATCAGCTCGCTGTGTTCAAATGCAACAGTGACACTTCTGGAGACAGGAGTCCCGGAGTTCGAGTGCTTGATGATAATGTTGATCAAATATGTTCAAAGGACTATCATGAGCACTCACAGGGCGACTGGACTGACAGGACCGTTGTGGACGAGCCCCCAGTGGAAACGTCTCTGACAGGAGTTCCCAACGTGGACTTTCAAAATGGGAACACAAGAGAGTTCCAACCTAAAATCGAGTTCCATGATGACAACCTACAAAATGTCGGCAGTGAATGTGAGGAATTACAATATACGGACATGTATTTAAACAGTAAAAGTGAGTCTGACGACGCGGCGAGCGTGGTGCTCTCCGAGGCAGAGCACTGTGAGCCTGACACAGTGGAGGATGAGTCCCACTACATAACCACTCATGAAATCCAACTGACGGAGCTCGACCATGATGTCGATTATGACTTTGGACGGGGAACCTGTTGGGATTTGGAGGACGATAATCTTGTGTACTCGTTTGTGGATTATGCCTCTTTTGAAAGTGACGAAACAGCGGAGGGGACTTTGATAGTGGAGGGAAAGGGTCAGACAAAAGTGAAAAGTAGCAAGGCGCATAATAATAATGTACTCCAACGCGCCGGAGGTGCAGTTGTCAGCACCGAGCAAGAGAGTGATCTTTGTGACTCGGACAAATGCGCCAGCTCAGATGAAAGCGCGTTCAAAAACCAAAACGGTAGTGGAAATCCGTCAGGCCAAATTCACTTGTCCATTAAGACCTCTTCTCGAGCCATAAACGACTCTAACAATATAATTGAGAAGGAAAACATTTGCTATCATACCAAACATATGGGAGATGGGAGTCATTTCTTTTTTACAAGCACTGACGCCAGAGCGGAGACATTATGCGACAGAGCCCAGTACTTTATCCCCGCCCCAGGGCGCCAGCACCTCGCTACCAAATTAAGGGGTAAAGATATTAATGAGTATTCCAGCGGTGCGTCAAGTTCAATCAGTGAACTCGACGATGCAGACAAGGAGGTGCGTAATTTAACCGCCAAGTCTTTCCGAAGTTTGGCATGCCCCTATTTTGATGCCATTAATTTAAGCACTTCAAGCGAGTCTTCCATGTCAGAATACAGCCTTGGCTTGAACAAGTGGTCGGCATATGTCGACCTAAAATATGGCACCATGTCACATGGAAGAGAGAATAATCTTCTCGCACATAAGAGTGCCCAGTTAGAAATTAGTAAACATGCCGAGTTAAAAAACAGGAATGGCAAGGCTACATGTAACAAGAAAGTGCCCCAAACCAGAATGTATGCTTTGAATAAGAAAATGTCAAGTTCACAACAAGAATCCTCAGCCACAAAAAATATACAAATGAAAGGTCAAccgggacagggagaggttattACACTGACAGAAACACTGAATTTTCGTTGTAATGTTGAAACAGGGTTACCTGAACGAGGAAGGCTTCCAAAATGTTCCGAAAATGCGAAACGATCACGTTCCAAGGATGAGGTTACGGGCATCGCGCCAGGCAGGCAAGGGTGTGAAGCTAGCTACGAACACAGTGACGCTGTGGACAGCatggaagacacacacaagaagGCAATTTTCGCCTCAAGCCTTTTGAAAAATGTAATATCCAAAAAGATGCAGTTTGAACAAGAGCGGAAAATGGAGCGGGGGGAAATACGAGACACatatccctctcactccccatgCTTTCAGTGCAAGGATcaagacatgagagagagaggcttgagGAGAGGCTTACCAAGACAGTCCTCAGAAACAAGCTCGGGATTCACCCCTAATTCTCTGGATGAGCtagaggtggaagagagcagGCCCGGTTCTTGTGACACCTCAGAAGAACGAAGTAGCGACACGGAGACCGAATCTTTAGAAGGCGCACGGCCGACAACTGAGCTAGCTGTTGACATAAAAAAGGACCCAATTGACAGTTCGAGAGGACCGCTTAGCCGTAGTCAAAACAGTGCATTCAAATCCTGGAAGGATGGAGAGCAGGAGCCTCAAAAGGAGCCTGAAGTCGATGGAGTTTTGGGTGACACACCCTCAACACAAAATAACACAGGGGGGAATAAACTGGACACTGGAGCTGTAAGTAGCAAGCTAACAAAATTATCTCacttgttcgttccaagttctCAGCTTCTTCCTAAAGATCAGGAAGCGCGAGAACAGCTGTCTCAACATTCACCTGGGATAAATGCGCCCCTGAGTCTTAAAGTGGGCGGGGAGAGACATTTAGGTATGGGGGGATATGGAAACGCAAAAAAGGTACCTGAGATAAAAATATGCCTGAGAAGCGTAAAAGAAAACAAACTTTGCCCTCTAAACATTGCAAACTTGTTGACTCCTAAGATAGGTTATACCACTGTAAACCCAATGAAGACAGCAGGTAACTCCAAGTGTCATGTGCTGGCTGTGTCGGATAAGATACCACACTTCACAGTCAGGGATGTTAGAGACAACAAGGTTAAGTTCCAAACTCCCATTTATCAGGTGAGAGATGTGCGCAAATTGGTTAAAAGTTCATATCCGTCTATTTCATTGGATAGCTGCGAACAAAGGCCCCAAGTTAACCCTCCTGTATCAGCAGAAATTCGAGAGAATAATGAAGGTTCAAAGAAGGAAACAAATAAGACCGCATCTCCATTTCCAATCGTGATAAAGTGCCAGTCTGTGAATAATAGCAATTTGAAACAACAAGCCCAGTTGTCCGATACGCCGTTACGCAAACAAAACGATGCTGACCGATCATCTCCAAAAGTTCCCCCGGAAAATGCCAAACACGAAACCTCATCCCCTTTTCGAATAACGGGCCGAGTTGCACCTGTCTTTTCCAAACAGGCTAACCCCGATCAATCCGAAATTCAGTTCAATATTGAAACAAAAACGGCAAAAACGAGGCAGGAGAAATCGGCTGATACTGGAGAAAGGAAACCTGAAACAAAAATCCCCAAACAAGCGGCGCTAGAGAAACTGAAAGCTGCTGTAAAAACTATGGAACAGCTTTATGTGTTTGACAGAAATGAGTGGAAACGTAAAACACAGGCTCCTCGACCCATCACCGACAGCCACGTTCTGTCACTCATTGCCCGGGAAGAGCAAGGTGGGCCGGTGAAAGCCGACTTAGAAGAGGAGCCAGGTGGAGCATCATGTAATGAAAGACTGACACATTTTGAACCTCAAACATTTGTGAACATGACAGAAACACGCAAAGCACGAGAGGATAAAGAAACTGTGAAAATTATACATGTCCCATATAATGAGGATACTTTTAAAATTCAGTCACAACAGAGTAAAACCTTTAGTAACAAAAGCGTGTTCCATTTATGGAATAATAATCAGACACCAGTCAGCACAAGTTCTACTCATAACAACTCACTTCAAAGTGGCATTCAGTCCCAAACCCCCTCTATCCCTATGAAAAGCATCAGCTGTAATACCTCAAAAGTCCCACTGTCATTCAAAATATCCCCCACAAGAAGAGCCCCAGTGGACAGGGTTAGGCTCAAAAACAGCCCTACAGACATCAGTGCTCAACAACAGTCttccaaacctggcaacccggaATCTGAAAACTATCTGACTATACCTGTGAAAGGCTATGTAGGTGAAATCAAGTTTCCAAGCCAAGACCGTAAGCTAACTGGCAACCCCACCACAATCATTCAAACCACTATCGATGACACAAAGAGATGCGAGCCTTCGGCTCTACCCCTAAGGCATACCCCTATTGTCATGGAGACGCATTCCCCTGACCCCCAACCGGCCACTATCTACCACAACTCTGTGCCAGTGTCCTTGCAGCCCCCCCAGCCGCACGTGTTCtgcttctccccccccatccctaccctttcccccaccccctcggGCGTGGACTCCTACCAGCAGATCCAGAGGAAGATGCTCCTGGACCCCACCACTGGTCAGTGCTACCTAGTGGACACCCCGGTCCAGCCTGCCACTAAACGCCTCTTCGACCCTGAGACTGGACAGTTTGTGGAAGTGCCCATGCCAGCCCACCAGCCGCCCATCAACCCCATGACCCCTGTCACCCCTGTGCCCATGTCTATCTCCCCCTTGGCACTCAGCCCAGGGGCGTTCGCGCCCACCTACATGATCTACCCGAGCTTCATCCCCTCACCCGCCTTCCCCACCCAGACAGTGTCAGCCCAAGGACTGTCCAGGATGGAGGATGACAACGCAAGTAAGAAGCCCCAGGGAAAGCACACAGGTCCGCATGCTGGGAAGGAGGCTAACATGACTGGGGCGGAGAGCCCGTACTACAGCGCCACTGGAGGTAGCGTTCAGCACCCGGTGCTGCCCGTGAGCCGGGGACACGTCACCGCCAGGGGCGTTGCTGCCACCTCAGACGGAAAGCCCGTCATCAGCATCACAACGCAGCAGGGGCCCCGGATCATCGCCCCACCCTCTTTCGATGGCACCACCATGAGCTTCGTGGTGGAGCATCGATAA
- the LOC134033465 gene encoding leucine-rich repeat LGI family member 2-like, producing MSAPKQWLLVSLTLMYIVRGVQSKRIFRCPSGCSCSKESIMCVGTSQIPRTIPNDINSLSIVNGSLAEVTEAMFSLMPSLQLLLLNSNALTTINDDAFSGLPHLEYLFIEGNKIETITKNALRGLRDVTHLSLANNNMKVLPRDLFYDLVSLLELDLRGNAFQCNCENKWLMTWLQNTNATVSDVYCAGPSNMKGKRLNDLPIPPGECISTDFVRHQSIPIQALSADIFSHKEDIYVALAAPNSNSCVVMEWDHIEMNFRRFDNITGKSVVGCKSIVIENHALIIMTQLFGGSHIYKFDDQQNKFTKFQTIEVFNISKPNDIEVFQIAGEWYFVIVDSSKAGLSTLYKWTDEPDRNETGFFSYQFLHEWFRDTDAEFIEVDGKANLILASRSQAPVIYIWNKSTLKFMLHGEIPNVDDVVAVKAFLVEDDLYLAMTCYIGDSKILKWTSKQFSELQALPSRGAMILQPFSFKERHYLALGSDYSFTQIYLWSEDTKTFVKFKDIYVQSPRSFTIVSNDRRNFIFSSSFKGKSMVFEHVIVDLSL from the exons ATGTCAGCGCCTAAGCAATGGTTATTGGTCAGTTTGACGCTTATGTACATTGTTCGTGGGGTTCAATCGAAAAGGATTTTCAGATGCCCTTCAGGATGCTCCTGTTCCAAGGAATCCATTATGTGCGTCGGAACATCGCAAATCCCGCGGACTATTCCGAATGACATCAACTCTTT GAGCATAGTAAATGGATCGCTTGCTGAGGTCACAGAGGCCATGTTTTCACTCATGCCCTCTCTACAGTTGCT ACTTTTAAATTCAAACGCATTGACCACCATCAATGATGACGCATTTTCCGGATTACCCCACCTGGAGTATTT GTTTATTGAAGGAAACAAGATAGAAACTATCACAAAAAATGCCCTCAGAGGACTTCGGGATGTGACACATTT GTCTCTGGCCAACAACAACATGAAGGTCCTGCCAAGGGATCTCTTCTATGACTTGGTCTCCCTGCTGGAGCT GGATCTGCGAGGAAATGCATTTCAGTGTAACTGTGAGAACAAGTGGCTGATGACGTGGCTGCAAAACACTAATGCCACAGTATCAGATGTCTATTGTGCAGGACCAAGTAATATGAAGGGCAAGAGACTGAACGACCTTCCCATCCCGCCTGGAGAGTGCATCTCCACAG ACTTTGTCCGTCATCAGTCAATTCCCATCCAAGCTTTGTCGGCGGACATTTTCTCCCATAAGGAGGACATCTATGTGGCCCTGGCGGCCCCCAACTCCAAcagctgtgtggtgatggaatGGGACCACATTGAAATGAACTTCAGACGCTTCGATAACATCACAG GAAAGTCTGTTGTTGGATGCAAGTCGATTGTGATTGAAAACCACGCCTTGATCATCATGACCCAGCTTTTCGGTGGGTCCCACATCTACAAATTTGACGACCAGCAGAACAAGTTCACCAAGTTCCAAACCATTGAAGTCTTTAACATTTCCAAGCCTAATGACATTGAGGTCTTCCAGATCGCAGGCGAGTGGTACTTTGTGATTGTTGACAGCTCCAAAGCAGGCCTGTCCACGCTCTACAAGTGGACTGACGAACCGGATCGCAACGAAACCGGATTCTTTTCCTACCAGTTCCTTCACGAGTGGTTCAGAGACACCGACGCTGAGTTCATTGAAGTGGATGGGAAAGCCAATCTGATTCTGGCCAGCCGCTCACAGGCGCCTGTCATTTATATCTGGAACAAAAGCACCCTGAAGTTCATGCTTCATGGCGAGATCCCAAATGTAGATGATGTGGTGGCGGTCAAGGCCTTTCTGGTCGAAGATGACCTCTATCTGGCCATGACTTGCTACATAGGCGACTCCAAAATCCTCAAGTGGACGAGCAAGCAGTTCAGTGAGTTGCAGGCCCTGCCGTCCCGTGGGGCTATGATCCTCCAGCCGTTTTCTTTCAAGGAGAGACACTATCTGGCCCTGGGCAGTGACTACTCCTTCACACAGATCTATCTTTGGAGTGAGGACACCAAGACCTTCGTCAAGTTCAAGGACATCTATGTGCAGTCTCCACGTTCCTTCACCATTGTGTCCAATGACAGACGGAATTTTATTTTCTCCTCCAGCTTCAAAGGCAAATCTATGGTCTTTGAACATGTAATTGTTGACTTGAGCCTATGA